From a single Fulvivirga ulvae genomic region:
- a CDS encoding glycosyltransferase, protein MSKKLLLVIGSLKTGGAERVTVTIGGELQKRGYEVHYVLQRNIVELPNDIPKNRIHVLREKESQSRIYKFYTLFIKLFFVCRRIKPDYVIAFSRVSSFISCFTFHRNLIARFDANPYILSRKQHRYADFVFKWPFTRRVVVPSTGMYDAISNVRSTKEYKLVVVPNSLDFEHVISLAQEPSSFKTDYKFICAMGRFSKDKNFELLLNAYSKSRIKELYRLVIIGDGKLSEKLHSLSESLGVQKQVVFTGYIKNPYTILKQAQFLVNTSIKESFCNVILEGLALSLPVIATDCTYGPSDMVKSEKNGYLINTNDEGELVMLLDKIADNPNLILQYKENTVNSISSFELNNVIGQWIRLLA, encoded by the coding sequence ATGAGTAAGAAGCTGCTTTTAGTTATTGGTTCTTTAAAAACGGGTGGAGCTGAACGTGTTACGGTCACTATTGGAGGAGAGCTACAGAAGAGGGGATATGAAGTACATTATGTACTACAAAGAAATATTGTAGAATTACCGAATGATATTCCTAAGAATCGAATTCATGTATTAAGAGAAAAAGAGTCTCAGAGTCGAATTTATAAATTTTATACACTTTTTATAAAGCTTTTTTTTGTATGTAGAAGAATAAAACCTGATTATGTAATTGCATTTAGTCGGGTTAGTAGTTTTATCTCATGCTTTACTTTTCATAGAAACCTGATTGCCAGATTTGATGCTAATCCTTACATTTTAAGTCGAAAGCAACATAGGTATGCCGACTTTGTATTTAAATGGCCATTTACGAGAAGGGTGGTAGTTCCATCTACAGGTATGTACGATGCAATTTCAAATGTCAGGTCAACAAAGGAGTATAAACTGGTTGTAGTTCCCAATTCTCTGGATTTTGAGCATGTCATTTCCTTAGCCCAGGAACCGTCATCATTTAAGACAGATTATAAATTTATATGTGCAATGGGACGGTTTAGTAAGGATAAGAATTTTGAACTTTTATTGAATGCTTATAGTAAAAGCCGCATTAAGGAACTGTACAGGTTGGTGATCATAGGAGATGGGAAGCTATCTGAAAAACTACACTCTTTGTCAGAGTCTTTAGGAGTTCAAAAACAAGTAGTATTTACAGGGTACATTAAAAATCCATATACTATTTTAAAGCAGGCTCAGTTTTTAGTAAATACATCTATAAAAGAAAGCTTCTGTAATGTGATTTTGGAAGGATTAGCGTTGTCCTTGCCTGTTATAGCAACGGACTGTACTTATGGACCGTCGGATATGGTGAAAAGTGAAAAAAATGGTTATTTAATTAACACCAATGATGAAGGTGAACTTGTGATGTTGCTTGATAAGATAGCAGATAACCCCAATCTTATATTGCAATATAAAGAGAATACGGTTAATAGCATTTCTTCATTTGAATTAAATAATGTTATTGGTCAGTGGATAAGGTTACTGGCATAA
- the neuC gene encoding UDP-N-acetylglucosamine 2-epimerase produces the protein MSVRRKVCVVVTARPSYSRVKTALKAINDHAELELQLVVAASALLDRYGAAINYMEKDGFKIAAKVFNVLEGENPTAAAKTTGIGILELSTVFDNLKPDIVVTIADRYETMATAIAASYMNIPLAHIQGGEVTGNIDEKVRHSITKLADYHFVATEEAKLRVIKLGEENSQVFNTGCPSIDLAHNVKENPSFNFDPYVKYGGVGSKPDLSNGYVVVMQHPVTNEYSNSRRHIEETLQAVSDLPYPVLWFWPNVDAGADGTSSGIRAFRERFKPAHMHFFKNMEPDDFLKLLINTRCLIGNSSVGIRECAYLGVPVVNIGSRQNRRERGSNVLDVGYNKKEILSAINHWLNSERPEYSQVYGGGDAGAKIARLLANVDLRFYKTITY, from the coding sequence ATGAGTGTTAGAAGAAAGGTTTGCGTAGTAGTGACAGCCCGTCCAAGTTACAGTCGTGTAAAAACAGCCTTAAAAGCGATAAATGATCATGCTGAGTTGGAATTGCAGTTGGTTGTAGCAGCATCAGCATTACTTGACAGGTACGGTGCTGCTATAAATTATATGGAAAAGGATGGATTCAAAATTGCAGCCAAGGTCTTCAACGTTTTGGAAGGAGAAAATCCAACTGCAGCTGCTAAAACAACCGGAATAGGCATTCTTGAACTGTCAACAGTATTTGATAATTTAAAACCTGATATTGTAGTTACCATAGCAGATCGATATGAAACTATGGCTACCGCTATTGCCGCGTCCTATATGAATATTCCTCTGGCTCATATTCAAGGTGGAGAAGTCACCGGGAATATTGATGAAAAGGTTAGGCATAGTATTACCAAATTGGCAGATTATCATTTTGTTGCAACTGAAGAAGCCAAATTGCGGGTGATAAAGCTTGGGGAGGAGAATTCACAGGTTTTTAATACAGGTTGTCCTTCTATTGACCTGGCTCATAATGTAAAGGAAAATCCAAGTTTTAATTTTGACCCCTATGTTAAATATGGCGGAGTTGGTAGCAAACCAGATTTAAGCAATGGTTATGTTGTAGTAATGCAGCACCCTGTGACAAATGAATATTCAAATAGCAGAAGGCATATTGAAGAAACTTTACAAGCAGTTTCAGATTTACCCTATCCAGTGCTCTGGTTCTGGCCAAATGTGGATGCAGGCGCTGACGGAACGTCTTCAGGAATAAGGGCATTTCGGGAAAGATTTAAACCGGCCCATATGCATTTTTTTAAGAACATGGAGCCTGATGATTTCTTAAAACTTTTAATTAATACCAGGTGTCTGATAGGTAATTCTAGCGTCGGTATAAGAGAATGCGCGTATTTAGGTGTTCCTGTAGTGAATATAGGGAGTAGGCAAAACAGGAGAGAGAGGGGAAGCAATGTGTTAGATGTTGGTTATAATAAAAAGGAAATCTTATCGGCTATTAACCATTGGTTAAATTCAGAAAGACCGGAGTACTCTCAGGTTTATGGAGGAGGTGATGCAGGTGCTAAAATAGCAAGACTGCTGGCCAATGTAGACCTTAGATTTTACAAAACAATTACTTATTAA
- a CDS encoding NAD(P)-dependent oxidoreductase: MEGWSSMRILITEPEDYSPDALSRLRSIGEVILMDTPNESEVITVINDIDILVIRLGLYIGKDLIEKASRLKYILTATTGLNHIDVAAADVAGIDIVSLKGETDFLDGVPSTAEHTWGLIISLFRNIHTAHQHVVQGDWNRQLLRGHNIKGKKLGIVGLGRVGSQVANYAHVFGCEINAYDPYLTTWPEYVSEKKTLQHIFEECDIISVHVPLEDSTRNLISRDVLKYSKKGACLINTSRGEIWDEVAVAEYLESKHLGGVATDVIKNEQDLMARQSNPLLKLLNSNHKSLLITPHIAGATYESMKMTEDFVVDKLFKKIKVH, translated from the coding sequence ATGGAAGGATGGAGTAGTATGAGAATTCTGATTACCGAACCGGAAGACTATAGTCCGGATGCCTTAAGTCGGTTAAGAAGCATTGGAGAAGTTATATTGATGGATACCCCTAATGAAAGTGAAGTTATAACCGTAATTAATGATATTGATATACTGGTTATACGCTTAGGACTGTATATTGGTAAAGACTTAATTGAAAAAGCATCACGTCTAAAATACATTTTAACTGCTACAACCGGACTGAACCATATAGATGTTGCAGCGGCAGATGTTGCAGGAATTGATATTGTAAGTTTAAAAGGTGAGACTGACTTTCTTGACGGTGTTCCTTCAACTGCTGAGCATACCTGGGGTTTGATTATTAGTCTGTTCAGGAATATTCATACAGCTCATCAACATGTTGTTCAAGGGGATTGGAACCGGCAGCTATTAAGGGGACATAATATTAAGGGTAAAAAACTTGGAATCGTCGGTTTGGGACGAGTAGGATCTCAGGTTGCCAATTATGCCCATGTCTTTGGGTGCGAAATCAATGCATATGATCCTTATTTAACTACATGGCCAGAGTATGTATCTGAGAAAAAAACACTTCAGCATATTTTTGAAGAGTGTGATATTATTTCGGTGCATGTACCGTTGGAAGATAGTACCCGCAATCTAATTAGTCGAGATGTTCTCAAATATTCAAAAAAAGGCGCTTGTTTAATTAATACCTCCAGAGGGGAGATTTGGGATGAGGTTGCAGTAGCAGAATATTTAGAGAGTAAGCATTTAGGAGGAGTTGCAACCGATGTTATTAAAAATGAACAAGATTTGATGGCCCGTCAATCTAATCCGTTACTTAAACTACTAAACAGTAACCATAAGTCTTTATTGATAACTCCGCATATAGCAGGCGCTACTTATGAATCTATGAAAATGACTGAAGATTTTGTTGTTGACAAGCTATTCAAAAAGATTAAGGTACATTGA
- a CDS encoding GNAT family N-acetyltransferase — protein MKLREATEKDIPAIIELLKLSLGESLMPKSEDYWKWKHINNPFGKSPVWLAEENEKLAGVRAFLRWDWMKGKECIKTLRAVDTATHPDYRGKGIFRKLTMGLVDESIKQGYDFIFNTPNKISKAGYLKMGWENVGRLPVNLWIFRPFSVLGSRLGAKSHAEFITLDEGHKFDLPGKLRQFEIKNETELWHTPYSFDFLKWRYVDVPVITYYGHYDSIANSGIIFRIRTGIYGKELRIVEMFGEITSIKKLIKDVQKFTKADYVSWGDNKTFGRISYKSYKLRIGPEVTVRKLNKGTEDFLNFGKWTPGLGDLELF, from the coding sequence TTGAAGTTAAGAGAGGCTACTGAAAAGGATATACCGGCTATAATTGAACTGCTAAAATTATCTCTAGGAGAGTCATTAATGCCAAAGTCGGAAGATTATTGGAAGTGGAAGCATATCAATAATCCTTTTGGCAAATCTCCTGTATGGCTTGCGGAAGAAAATGAAAAATTAGCAGGAGTAAGAGCATTTTTGAGGTGGGATTGGATGAAAGGTAAGGAATGCATAAAGACTCTAAGAGCAGTTGATACTGCTACACACCCGGATTATAGAGGGAAAGGGATATTTAGAAAACTAACCATGGGATTAGTTGATGAGAGCATAAAGCAGGGATACGACTTTATATTCAATACTCCCAACAAAATTAGTAAGGCCGGCTACCTGAAAATGGGATGGGAAAACGTAGGTCGATTACCTGTTAATTTATGGATATTTCGACCATTTTCAGTGTTAGGAAGCAGACTTGGTGCTAAGTCTCATGCAGAATTCATAACTCTGGATGAGGGGCACAAGTTTGATCTGCCAGGTAAACTTAGGCAGTTCGAAATTAAAAATGAAACTGAGTTATGGCATACGCCATATTCATTCGACTTTTTAAAATGGAGATATGTAGATGTGCCGGTTATTACATACTATGGACATTACGATTCAATTGCTAATTCGGGAATTATTTTTCGTATTAGAACGGGTATATATGGAAAGGAACTGAGAATTGTCGAAATGTTTGGGGAGATAACGAGCATAAAAAAACTGATAAAGGATGTGCAGAAGTTTACTAAGGCTGATTATGTATCATGGGGTGATAATAAAACATTTGGCCGCATTAGTTACAAAAGTTATAAACTTCGCATAGGCCCTGAGGTAACAGTCAGAAAACTGAATAAAGGTACAGAAGATTTTCTAAATTTTGGCAAATGGACTCCCGGTCTGGGAGATCTGGAATTATTTTAA
- a CDS encoding acylneuraminate cytidylyltransferase family protein: protein MKSIAIIPARGGSKGVRRKNIRQVAGSPLISYAIDCARDSKKITDFIVDTDDAEIAEVCKQLDAEVLMRPPELAQDTSSVVDVAINTIKQLSEKGRTYDIVVLLQPTAPIRTGKNLDDIIDLFERDVDQAVEGVVSVIEQSDVHPARMYTLENLNMIALNPKLEHKRRQDLYPVYFRNGCFYAVRRDVLLYKQTFMPEQKKAYVMPAEWLANVDNDRDLLIADTLVKAWKDGVV from the coding sequence ATGAAATCAATAGCAATTATACCCGCGAGAGGTGGATCAAAGGGAGTAAGAAGAAAAAATATACGGCAGGTTGCAGGAAGTCCACTGATTAGTTATGCTATAGATTGTGCGAGAGATAGTAAAAAGATAACGGATTTTATAGTAGATACGGATGATGCCGAAATTGCCGAAGTATGCAAACAGTTAGATGCTGAAGTCTTGATGCGACCACCGGAGCTGGCACAAGATACATCCTCAGTAGTTGATGTTGCTATAAATACAATCAAACAACTAAGTGAAAAAGGCCGAACGTATGATATAGTGGTTTTACTTCAACCAACAGCACCGATTCGAACAGGAAAGAATTTGGATGATATTATTGATTTATTTGAAAGGGATGTCGATCAGGCAGTAGAAGGTGTAGTAAGTGTGATTGAGCAAAGTGATGTTCATCCAGCCAGAATGTATACGCTGGAAAACCTGAATATGATAGCCCTTAACCCGAAACTTGAGCATAAAAGAAGGCAGGATTTGTATCCTGTATATTTTAGAAACGGCTGTTTTTATGCAGTTAGAAGAGATGTCCTCTTATATAAACAAACCTTTATGCCAGAGCAGAAGAAAGCTTATGTAATGCCGGCGGAATGGTTGGCCAATGTTGATAATGACCGTGATCTGCTGATCGCCGATACCCTGGTTAAAGCATGGAAGGATGGAGTAGTATGA
- a CDS encoding HAD family hydrolase, producing MRRFLESKAIFWDFDGVLLDSMPVRDSGFVQTLSGYPKEQVEKLLDFHRKNGGWSRYVKFKYFIEEILGEQADQSRIQQFANNFSEIMLKNLANPSLIIQDSLTFVKSKFDKIDMHIVSGSDGQELNTLCLQLGIEKYFKSINGSPTPKEELVKQVLENYGYHSSDCSLIGDSINDWQAANANNVTFYGYNNVTLKPKHQYIESFSNL from the coding sequence ATGAGAAGATTTTTAGAAAGTAAAGCTATTTTTTGGGACTTTGATGGGGTATTACTCGACTCAATGCCTGTAAGAGATAGCGGGTTTGTTCAAACATTGTCTGGATACCCTAAGGAGCAAGTTGAGAAACTTTTAGACTTTCATAGAAAAAATGGAGGGTGGTCTAGATATGTTAAATTCAAATATTTTATTGAGGAAATATTAGGCGAACAGGCTGATCAAAGCCGCATACAACAATTTGCCAATAATTTTTCAGAAATTATGCTTAAGAATCTGGCAAATCCTTCACTGATCATTCAGGATAGCCTGACTTTTGTTAAGTCGAAATTTGATAAAATTGATATGCACATTGTTTCCGGATCGGATGGTCAGGAATTAAATACGTTGTGCTTGCAATTGGGGATTGAAAAATATTTTAAATCAATTAATGGATCTCCAACACCAAAGGAAGAATTGGTAAAGCAGGTTTTGGAGAACTATGGATATCATTCTTCTGATTGTTCTCTGATTGGCGACTCCATCAATGATTGGCAAGCAGCGAATGCTAATAACGTAACTTTCTACGGTTATAATAACGTAACGTTAAAGCCTAAACATCAATACATAGAGTCATTTAGTAACTTATGA
- a CDS encoding glycosyltransferase, whose amino-acid sequence MKKIKVLQIIKSLGRGGAEMLLAELLPLHDHNKFEFHYIYFLPWKDQMVAELEHGGGKVVCFAAKNNIQIIRQYNNVIAYIQKHKIDLIHAHLPWAGFISRIVRYKIGLPVLYTEHNKQERYHKITYILNKLSFKYQSAAIAVSKDVAVSIKDNIKTKIPVHIVLNGVNTGKFKRDVNLGAKIREKYHIPENAFVVGTIAVFRFQKRLIEWLQVFKEVADADSTLYGVVVGDGILKDEILRERERLGLTDKVLFPGLQTNTVDWLSTMDVYMMSSIFEGLPIALLEAMSTKCPILTTDAGGIKEVVNEGVSGLMVPVDNWSELGEKLKLLKSNSELRKSMALEGRKRVDQYFSLARMVTKLEDLYTSTLGVKQ is encoded by the coding sequence TTGAAGAAGATTAAGGTACTGCAGATTATTAAGTCACTGGGAAGAGGAGGGGCAGAGATGTTGCTTGCAGAGCTACTCCCACTACATGATCACAATAAATTTGAATTTCATTATATATATTTTCTGCCCTGGAAGGATCAGATGGTCGCTGAGTTGGAACATGGGGGCGGAAAGGTAGTTTGCTTTGCTGCTAAAAATAACATACAAATCATTCGTCAGTATAATAATGTAATTGCATATATACAAAAGCACAAGATTGATTTAATTCATGCGCACCTTCCCTGGGCCGGTTTTATCTCACGAATTGTTAGATATAAAATAGGTTTGCCAGTGCTGTATACTGAGCATAATAAACAAGAACGTTATCATAAAATAACCTATATTTTAAATAAGCTTTCGTTTAAGTATCAATCTGCAGCAATAGCAGTTTCCAAGGATGTAGCTGTCTCCATTAAGGATAATATTAAAACAAAAATACCGGTACATATTGTTTTGAATGGGGTTAATACCGGAAAATTCAAAAGAGACGTCAACTTAGGAGCTAAAATCCGTGAAAAATATCATATCCCGGAAAATGCCTTTGTGGTTGGAACAATTGCGGTATTTAGATTTCAGAAACGTCTAATAGAATGGCTGCAAGTATTTAAAGAGGTTGCTGACGCAGACTCAACATTATATGGAGTAGTTGTTGGAGATGGCATTCTAAAAGATGAAATTTTGAGGGAAAGAGAGAGGCTTGGCTTGACAGATAAGGTATTGTTTCCTGGGTTACAAACTAATACGGTAGATTGGCTCTCCACCATGGATGTCTATATGATGAGTTCCATTTTTGAAGGACTACCAATTGCGTTGTTAGAAGCCATGAGTACAAAATGCCCAATACTTACAACTGATGCAGGAGGTATTAAGGAGGTGGTGAATGAAGGGGTGAGTGGTTTGATGGTACCAGTGGATAACTGGAGTGAACTTGGAGAAAAGTTAAAATTATTGAAGAGTAATTCTGAGTTGCGAAAGTCTATGGCTTTGGAAGGGCGTAAGAGAGTAGACCAGTATTTTAGTTTGGCCAGAATGGTAACTAAACTAGAAGACTTGTATACTTCAACTTTAGGTGTTAAACAATAG
- a CDS encoding glycosyltransferase family 4 protein produces MKLLIYSIMKSRKIKLLRITTIPASLNVLLKGQLLYVQSHGFEVLTVSSAGPEIDELVQRENVTHYTIPFTRKVTPLHDLRCLWRLIRYIRREKIDIVHTHTPKAGLLGMLAAWLCMVPHRFHTVAGMPLTESVGVKKLILKWTERITYWSATKVYPNSEKLKLYIEQNLFRGNNKLSVIGYGSSNGIDTSYFKKSRDLELSGKNILKEYGVNGDCMILTYIGRIVADKGINELVEAFQKLNKKKSEKLRLFLIGDFEDDLNPVNGHTRQTIENDANVFAIGFKHDIRPYLAITDVFVFPSYREGFPNVVLQACAMEVACIASDINGCNEIITHLKTGLLIPSKNVTELYEAMNLLVDNHSLRGEMAKKSRKRVVEKFAQNFLWEEIVKEYKKQLNV; encoded by the coding sequence GTGAAATTGCTTATTTATTCAATAATGAAATCTCGGAAAATTAAATTACTGAGGATAACTACCATCCCCGCCTCTCTTAATGTATTGCTTAAAGGGCAACTGTTGTATGTTCAGTCTCATGGGTTTGAGGTGTTAACAGTTAGCTCTGCTGGGCCAGAAATCGACGAACTTGTGCAGCGCGAAAATGTAACACATTATACTATCCCGTTTACAAGGAAGGTTACTCCACTGCATGATTTACGATGTTTATGGCGCTTAATTCGCTACATTAGACGTGAAAAGATAGATATTGTACATACTCATACACCAAAAGCAGGTCTCTTAGGTATGCTGGCTGCATGGTTATGCATGGTTCCACATCGGTTTCATACTGTAGCCGGCATGCCATTAACAGAAAGCGTAGGTGTAAAAAAGCTAATTTTAAAATGGACTGAGAGAATAACTTATTGGAGTGCCACAAAAGTTTACCCGAATTCAGAAAAGTTAAAACTGTATATAGAGCAAAATTTGTTTAGAGGTAACAATAAGCTATCCGTTATTGGCTATGGTAGTTCAAACGGGATTGATACTAGTTATTTTAAGAAAAGCAGAGACTTGGAGCTTTCAGGGAAAAACATATTAAAGGAATATGGAGTTAACGGCGATTGTATGATCCTCACTTATATAGGAAGGATTGTGGCTGATAAAGGCATCAACGAATTGGTGGAAGCTTTTCAAAAACTTAATAAAAAAAAATCTGAGAAACTGAGACTATTTTTGATAGGTGATTTTGAGGATGATCTTAATCCTGTAAATGGTCATACACGACAAACGATAGAAAATGATGCAAATGTTTTTGCAATTGGTTTTAAGCATGATATAAGGCCTTACCTTGCAATTACAGATGTTTTTGTTTTTCCTAGCTATAGGGAGGGATTTCCTAATGTAGTTTTACAAGCATGTGCTATGGAAGTGGCATGTATTGCTTCAGATATAAATGGGTGCAATGAAATTATAACACATTTAAAGACCGGCCTTTTGATCCCTTCAAAAAATGTAACGGAGTTATATGAGGCTATGAATCTTCTGGTAGATAACCATTCCTTAAGGGGGGAAATGGCTAAAAAATCGAGAAAACGGGTGGTTGAAAAATTCGCCCAAAACTTCCTATGGGAGGAAATTGTGAAAGAGTATAAAAAACAACTTAATGTATAG
- a CDS encoding polysaccharide deacetylase family protein, whose product MHKTGIFVISLDFELHWGGFEKWPLDLYVDYFLNTRKVILEMLDIFQSNNIHATWATVGLLMHKNKAELLNNLPTIKPTYALSYLSAYDYIEKTGIGDSEEMDPFHYAFSLIQQIKKIKGQEIGTHTFSHYYCNEMGQQPNQFHSDIMAAKVAAKSLNVYFESLVFPRNQYNPEYLKICAEEGIKIVRTNPLDWWWQIDSAHNESKWKRLNRGMDAYFSIGGKTSYKIESLKQTMGVILLPASRLLRPYNPKELFLNNLKIKRIKKEMSLAALNKEVYHLWWHPHNFGHFPKNNLDGLVEIVEHAKTLSDEYGMKSLNMGEIAYLFNNEISEN is encoded by the coding sequence ATGCATAAAACAGGAATATTTGTTATTTCACTAGATTTTGAGTTGCACTGGGGAGGTTTTGAAAAGTGGCCACTTGATTTGTATGTAGATTATTTCCTTAACACAAGGAAGGTTATTTTGGAAATGTTGGACATTTTTCAGAGTAATAATATCCACGCTACATGGGCAACGGTGGGGCTACTTATGCATAAAAATAAAGCAGAACTTCTTAACAATCTGCCAACTATTAAACCAACTTATGCCCTTTCATATTTATCGGCATATGACTATATCGAAAAGACCGGCATTGGCGATAGCGAAGAAATGGATCCATTTCATTATGCTTTCTCCTTAATACAGCAAATTAAAAAAATTAAAGGACAGGAGATTGGAACACATACTTTTTCCCATTACTACTGCAATGAAATGGGACAGCAACCAAATCAGTTTCATAGTGATATTATGGCTGCGAAGGTTGCGGCCAAATCATTAAATGTTTATTTTGAATCTTTAGTTTTTCCAAGAAATCAGTATAACCCTGAATATCTGAAAATATGTGCTGAAGAGGGTATTAAGATAGTACGTACCAACCCTTTAGATTGGTGGTGGCAAATAGATAGTGCTCACAATGAATCAAAATGGAAGCGCTTAAATAGAGGAATGGATGCATACTTTTCCATAGGGGGTAAAACATCTTATAAAATAGAAAGCCTTAAACAAACTATGGGCGTTATACTTTTGCCAGCGAGCCGTTTACTTAGACCATATAATCCTAAAGAATTGTTTCTTAACAATCTTAAGATCAAAAGAATAAAGAAAGAAATGAGTTTGGCGGCCCTAAATAAGGAGGTTTATCATCTATGGTGGCACCCTCACAACTTTGGTCATTTTCCGAAGAATAATTTGGATGGGTTGGTTGAAATAGTTGAACATGCTAAGACGCTTTCTGACGAGTATGGCATGAAATCTCTCAATATGGGTGAAATTGCTTATTTATTCAATAATGAAATCTCGGAAAATTAA
- a CDS encoding N-acetylneuraminate synthase family protein, with amino-acid sequence MFIIAEIAQAHEGSLGIAHSYIDALSATGVDAVKFQTHIAEAESSSSEPFRVKFSYEDDTRYDYWKRMEFTREQWAGLKKHCEDCGMEFISSPFSVAAVNLLEELGVKRYKIGSGEVTNYLMLKRIALTGKPIILSSGMSNLLELEKTLEFLKPYGNDITLMQCTTAYPTKPTQWGLSGMNDLKELFNLPVGFSDHSSTVYAGLAATALGAEVLEFHVVFDKEMFGPDAKASLTIQETKALVEGVRMIRASLKSSYNKNEVAVYDELKSMFGKSLAVNKDLPAGHTIRFDDLESKKPANKGIAAKDFQKVIGKRLQRDMQQWSFLTFEDLN; translated from the coding sequence ATGTTTATAATAGCCGAGATTGCTCAGGCCCATGAAGGAAGCCTGGGAATAGCACATAGTTATATTGATGCGTTATCTGCTACCGGAGTAGATGCGGTTAAATTTCAGACTCACATAGCGGAAGCGGAGAGTAGTTCTTCTGAACCATTTAGAGTAAAGTTTAGCTATGAGGATGATACCAGGTACGATTACTGGAAGCGAATGGAATTTACCAGGGAGCAATGGGCAGGGTTAAAAAAACATTGCGAAGATTGTGGCATGGAGTTTATTTCATCGCCTTTTTCTGTCGCAGCGGTAAATCTGCTTGAGGAATTGGGAGTGAAAAGATACAAAATTGGTTCAGGCGAAGTTACGAACTACTTAATGCTGAAAAGGATCGCATTGACAGGTAAACCGATTATTCTTTCATCGGGAATGAGTAATCTGTTGGAACTGGAGAAGACTTTGGAGTTTCTGAAACCTTATGGTAACGATATTACCTTAATGCAATGTACTACAGCTTATCCGACCAAACCCACTCAATGGGGACTGTCCGGCATGAACGATTTGAAGGAGCTCTTTAATCTTCCGGTAGGGTTTTCAGATCACTCGTCAACAGTTTATGCAGGGCTTGCTGCTACTGCGCTGGGTGCTGAGGTGCTGGAGTTTCATGTGGTATTTGATAAAGAAATGTTTGGACCTGATGCTAAGGCCTCTTTAACAATACAGGAGACCAAAGCACTTGTAGAGGGAGTCAGGATGATTAGGGCTTCCCTTAAAAGTAGTTATAATAAAAATGAAGTGGCTGTATATGATGAGTTGAAATCAATGTTTGGAAAGAGCCTGGCTGTTAATAAAGATCTTCCTGCCGGTCATACAATAAGATTTGATGATCTTGAATCAAAAAAACCTGCAAATAAGGGTATTGCTGCAAAGGATTTTCAAAAAGTTATTGGAAAAAGGCTTCAAAGAGACATGCAGCAGTGGTCTTTTCTTACCTTTGAAGACTTAAACTGA
- a CDS encoding glycosyltransferase family 2 protein, with protein MGNSSTPNISVVIPVKNRKESLLRAIESVKKQTLRPDEIIVVDDGSAENVKDILAKKHADVMVLRNEKSMGAPYSRNRGWKAASSELISFLDSDDEMKPSNLLHKVELMVDQDCDLVLGSFELNENGTSHIQKFKVDNNRTLRDHLLLNSLFDARTSTFVVKKEVLEKIAFDEYLKKHQDWDLFINIDSSYKVMFSNDCDVILHISSNDRISSKLQHDSTEYFIDKNKNKVSDDAMYMFILKMLYKSQIRNDKYGVKLYRSKLFTYAGKVSLRYEFILFLIRYKLLNVSLLQKLKTMLKAWL; from the coding sequence ATGGGAAATAGTAGCACTCCTAATATAAGCGTCGTTATCCCTGTGAAAAACAGGAAGGAAAGTTTGTTGAGAGCCATCGAGTCTGTAAAGAAACAAACCCTTAGGCCAGATGAAATCATTGTTGTTGATGATGGTTCTGCTGAGAACGTAAAGGACATACTTGCGAAGAAACATGCTGATGTCATGGTGCTTAGGAATGAAAAGTCTATGGGTGCTCCTTATTCAAGAAACAGAGGGTGGAAGGCCGCTTCGTCTGAATTAATATCTTTTCTTGATAGTGATGATGAAATGAAGCCATCAAATCTTCTTCATAAAGTTGAGCTAATGGTGGATCAAGATTGTGATTTAGTACTTGGATCATTTGAACTCAATGAAAATGGCACATCCCATATCCAAAAATTTAAGGTTGACAATAATCGTACTTTGAGAGATCACCTTTTGCTCAATTCTTTATTTGATGCAAGAACTTCTACATTTGTAGTAAAGAAAGAGGTATTGGAGAAAATAGCTTTTGATGAGTACCTGAAGAAGCATCAGGATTGGGATCTTTTTATCAATATAGATAGCAGCTACAAAGTAATGTTCTCTAATGACTGTGATGTGATACTTCACATTTCCTCCAATGATAGAATAAGTTCTAAATTACAGCATGATTCTACCGAATACTTTATTGATAAGAATAAGAATAAAGTTTCCGATGATGCCATGTACATGTTTATTTTGAAAATGCTTTATAAATCGCAAATAAGGAATGACAAATATGGAGTGAAACTTTATAGGAGCAAACTGTTTACTTATGCAGGAAAAGTGAGCCTGCGATATGAGTTTATACTTTTTCTGATAAGATACAAGTTGTTGAATGTTAGTTTATTGCAGAAGTTGAAAACTATGCTGAAAGCCTGGTTATGA